CGACCCGTTTGCAATATGTAGTGGTTTTGTCTAAAATCTAGGCTGGATTTTTCCTGCTTATCTGTCATCGCTCTGCGGTGAAATTCTAAGGAGTTTTTTTCATGATTGCAGCCACACAAATTCGACGGGGTATGATATTGAAAGTGGATAATGAACTGTACTCTGTTATGACAGTTCAACACATCACACCCGGAAACTGGCGAGGTATGGTGCAAACCAAAATGCGCAACCTTCGCAGCGGAAAACAGACGGAACGTAGATTTCGATCTGAAGAAAGTGTTGATCGGATTAGTCTGGATACTCATGAGCTGGAGTATCTTTACAATGAAGGTAGCGATTATCATTTCATGAACACGGAAAACTATGAGCAGATCACATTGAATGCCGATACTCTCGGTGACGATGTTTACTACTTGATTCCGAATATTAAGGTGGAAGCTCAATTCCATGAAGGCCAACCGATCTCGATCGAAATGCCGAGTACCGTTGATTTGATAGTTTTAGAAACCGAACCAAGCGTTCGATCCGCAACCGTTACAAACGTGACAAAGGCCGCAAAACTGGAAACCGGACTGATTGTTCAAGTGCCTCAGTTTGTGAATACCGGTGAAAGGATTCGCATCGATACCACTGAAGGCAAATACATGCAGCGGGCTTGAAATGAGTTTTGGGGAAAAAAGAAGATCCGTACGTGTTCCGGTCGATTTTGAAGCCTCTTTCACCCGTGGAGAAAGGACTGTTGCCGCTCGTGTTTTGAATTTATCAGTAGATGGCGTTCTTTTGCGGACCTCTGAGATGCTGGATTCCGGAGACCCGATCCAGCTCACATTCGAGCTTGTGGATCAGGAAGTTCAAGTGAAAGGAAGAGTGGTCTGGGGTGGTTCAGTGGAAGACAGCGGTCGAACTTTCGGCATGGGTATTCATTTCGAAAATATTTCTGCGGTTCAGCAAGCGGCCATTGAACAATTCATACGCAACGTCCTGAAAATTTGAAGTCCTTACCAAAGCTATCCTCACGGTGGCTCCTCTACGTTCTCTTTTTCCTCAGTGGTTTTACAGGTTTGGTATATGAGATCTCGTGGTCACGCATCCTCTCCACTGTCCTGGGGAACACTTCGCTCGCAATCACAGTTGTCGTATCCATTTTCCTGGGTGGGTTGGCCCTTGGCAGCTTCGTGGCGCCGCGAATCTCCCTATTTCGCAGCCATCCTCTTCGAACTTACGCGGTTCTGGAATTTTTTGTTGCAAGCTACTCGGCCTGCACTCCGTGGTTGGGTGGCTGGGTGGATCAAATCTACGGCCATGCGTATGCCGGTGTCGCTTCTCAGTTCTGGCTTTCGGTTCTTCTCAAAGCAAGCATTACCGCGTTACTTTTTCTTCTTCCTGCGGTTGCCATGGGGGCCACTCTTCCCGTTCTGGTTCGCTCTTTTGCGGAAGACCAGAGGCGTCACAGCGCGGCGTTTCTCTATGGAATCAATACAGCAGGCGCCGTATTGGGAACGCTCCTTTGCGGATACATTTTACTCCCACATCTAGGAATAAAAACAACTATCGTTTCGACCGCTTTCCTGAATTTGGCCATCGGGCTGCTTGCGCTGTTTCTTTCGGCGCGGTCAACGTTCGAAGAATGGGAAGTTCGCGCGGGGGTGGGCCGGTTCCATCCTGCTTATCTCCTTGTGTTTCTCACAGGCTTTGCGTCGCTTTCCTACGAAATTCTATGGACGCGCGCCCTTTCCATGTTTTTTGGTTCCTCTGTTTATGCTTTCAGCTCCATTCTCTCTGCTTTCTTACTCGGTATCGCTTGCGGGAGCAGCTATTATTCCAAACGAATCTCGGAAGGAGCGGACCCGTATCAATTCTTCAGCCTGATTCAGTTCCGGATCTGTCTTGCGGCGATTTTTTTTCTGGGTGTTTTTATGGGGGTTCCATATTTGCTCATCTGGCTTTATCAGTCGTTGTATGATTCCTTTGCATTATTTCAGACTGCGCAATTTCTTTTGATTGGCGCAACCGTTTTCTATGCCACATTTTTGAGCGGAGCGGCGTTTCCCGCAGCTCTGCAATTCTTTCGCAGTCAATCGAAGGATCTTCCGCGGCATGTAGCAAACATTTACAGTTTCAATACAGTTGGCAGTATAGCCGGCAGCATCTGCGCCGGTTTTCTTTTGATTCCATCGCTGGGTGTGGAACGATCGATCCGGTTGATGGGTCTTTTGAATCTCATCATTGGAATTGTTTGTTTTCGCAAAAGTCATCCAAAGCATCACGATAGGAAGGTGCTTGCGATCGGCGCGGTATGTCTTCTGCTGTTGTTGATGTTGCCGCAATGGAATCAGTCTATCTACAATTCAGGCTTCTACGCATTCGCCTACAAATACGTTCCGAAACAGGCAAGTGCGAAAAAGATTCCACCGCGATATCTTGAGTCAGGTTTGCTCCCAGTGCCACATTCTGCTCAAGAGTTCAGGTTGATCTACTATGGAGAGGGTTTAACGGCTACGGTGGCCGTTGTGGAGCAACAAAAAAACATCAGGAGTTTGTTGATCAACGGAAAACCGGATGCGTCGAATGTCCCCACGGGCGACATGCGCACGCAATTGTTGCTCGGGCATTTGCCTGTGCTCCTGAAAGGGGATGCCGATGAGGCCCTCGTGATTGGCCTGGGAAGCGGGGTGACTTCAGGAGCGCTGGTTACTCATGGACTGCGCCGCATCGATTGCGTAGAAATTGAGAAGAAAGTCGCAGAGGCCGCTCGATTTTTTGATAAAGAAAACTTGAGGGTGATGGATCGAAAGATTTTTCGTCTCATTCTGGATGACGGACGAAATTTTGTTCGTCATAGTTCCGGTCGGTACGATGTGATTACTTCAGAACCGAGCAACCTGTGGATGTCAGGTGTCGCCAATTTGTTCACGCGCGAGTTCTTTCTTTCTGCAAAACAAAGGTTGAAGCCGGGTGGAATCATGTGCCAGTGGATCCATTTGTATCAAATTTCCATGGAGGACGTTCTGATTTTTCTCAAGACGTTTCACTCTGTTTTTCCTTACTTATCCATATGGATCGATGAAAGCGATATGCTGGTCCTTGGCGCGGCAGAGCCTATTCCAGTGAGCCGAAACGTTCTGGCGCAACGGATGTCGGATCCGGCCGTTTGGTGGTCCATGCATCGTTCTTCCATTACGCCTGATTATCTTTTTGCGCGCTATGTTGGAGATGACAGAATGATGCAGGTCGTTCGGAAAACGGTTCCGCTAAACCTGGATGATCATCCGATTCTAGAGTTTTCCGCTCCTAAAAGCCTGTTCGTGAATCACTCCAGCCAGATCGCTCGAAGCTTGATCACTTTCCAACGACTCGCCGAACTGAACAAGCTTTGAGCAGTAGCTCGAGTAAGAAGGGAGATAAGGAGATACTTGAGATATGGGATATAAAAAAATATCTCCTTATCTCCATCGTCCCCTTATCCCCCTTCTTACACAACCGGCAGGTGAACTCGGAAGACGCTTCCTTCAGGATTGCTATCCACGTGGATCGAACCATTGTGAGACAGGACGAGTTTCTGGACAATCGCCAATCCGAGTCCAACACCGTCCTGTTTTGTTGAGTAAAACGGCGTAAAAATGCGTTCAAGATCTTCCGGCCGGATACCATTCCCGTTGTCTCTGATTTCTATGCGGGATGCTTTCCCTTCCGCTGTTACGCTGCCGCTTACCGAAACGCATCCTTTCCGGCCCGTTCCTTTGAGAGCTTCTACGGCGTTTCGGAACAGGTTGGAAAAGACTTGACGCAACATCGCTTCATCACCCGGGATTTCGGGAAATTCTCCGCGACATTCGAAATCGACCTCTTTTGAAGTCACTGTGGTTTCTGCGATGCAATCCTGAATGATTTCACGTAGATTTACTTTTTCGAAATGTGGCTGCACAGGTTTTGCGAACGAAAGGAAATCATTGACCACTTTTTGAAGAGAATTGATTTCCTTATGGATGGGGGCAATGTAAGTTTTTTGTTCGAGAGTGATTCTGTCTTCCACCATTTGCAGGTATCCGGTGACGGTTGCAATGGAATTCCGAAATTCGTGCGCTACGCCTGCCGCCATTTCTCCAAGACTTGCGAATTTTTCTTTTTGCGCCATGTGCTGTTGAAGCATTTTGAACTCTGTAATATCCGAAAAAATACAGAACACTCCCGAAAATTGTTGCTGGCGGTCCTGCAGGGGCATGATGCTTGCGCTGAGAAAACGTGAATTTCCTCTGGCCGTTTGAAGCACCATCTCGGCGCGCACAATGTGATTCTTTTGCGCAAAACAATTGCGAATGTCCTGTAAAAGCAACGGTGAATATTTCGGAACGACCGATTCGTAAGGCTGGTTCACGGCTGTGAGTCTGGATGCTTCGAGGATCTGTTCCGCCGCGTGGTTGAAGACGCGGATCTTTCCCGATCGATCGATCAAAATCAGCCCGCTTCCGATACTGCGCAGCAAATCCTGATTCAAATGCTCTACATCATCCGCGCGCGCTTTTTCCGCCTGATGCAAGCGATTGAGCTCCTGCTCTTTCTCTTTTAGTTTGGCGATTACACCTTTGAAAGTCCCGATCAGGAAATCGGAGTCGTTTCGGTTGCCGGTCGAAGGCAAATCGGAGGGAGCAGATCGCGCTGTCTGCATTAAAACTCGCAGGGGACGTAATGTAGATTCAATAAAGTAGAAACCGAGGATTGCAGCGAATCCTATAACCAGCAAATTCAGGTAGTTGATGATTTTTGCAGAACGCTCAATCCTGAAAAGCCTTTCCGCATTGAACAAAAGGAGCACTGCGGACAATCCTTGCTCACGGGGAGGGTTCACGCGGCGGACCAGATACGGTTCCGAATGGGTGCTGGCATTCGGAAAATTTGACGCTGAGCTGAGCTGCTGTATCAAATCCCCGGGAAGCGGCTGGTGAAACTTCTCCAGGATTTGAAAGCCTTTTCCATAAACGATAATTCCATCCAGCTTGTGAAGGTTGCACAAAGTTCGCAGCGTTTCGGCGCTCAATGGCGCACGTTCCAGCTCTGAATTGGTTTGCTCCGCTACGATTCGCATTCGGTCTTCTATGTTCTGCCCAAGCGAATCCAGCGCAAGATTCAGGACCTTATTGGAATTGTAGTTGTGAAGAACCAGCGCAATCAGGAATAAAACAACGATCAGCCGAAAGCTGTTATGCATAGTAGTGCCATGACTTATAAAACTGCGCGGAGCTGGTCGCACGCCCAATCGATTTCCTCCTGCGAAATCACCAGAGGCGGAGCCAACCGGATCACATGTTCGTGCGTTTCTTTGCAGAGCATTCCACGCCCTTTGAGCGCTTCGCAAAATTTACGCGCGCCACCTGCTTCCGGCTTTAAATCGATTCCAATAAAGAGTCCGCGGCCTCGAACCTGTTTGATATAACGGCTCGGAATCTCTCTCACTTTGTTGAGGAAATACTTTCCCAGTTCAGCCGATTTTTCCACCAGCCTTTCTTCTACAATGACTTTTAACGCTTCCCGCGCGACGGCGCAGGCCAGGGGATTCCCTCCAAACGTACTCCCATGATCTCCAGGCCGGTAGACTCCTAGAATTTCGCGACTCGCTAGCACTCCTGAAATCGGATAGAAACCGCCCCCGAGTGCTTTTCCAATGATTACCATGTCGGAATGCACACCTTCGTAATCAGCGGCGAACATAGTTCCCGCGCGGCCCAGCCCGCTTTGAATCTCATCAGTAATAAACAAAACGTTATTCTCTTTGCAAATTTCTGCAGCTCTCTTGAGATAACCTTCCGGCGGAAACTTTACACCACTCTCTCCCTGAATCGGTTCAACAAGAAAACCGGCGGTATTTGGAGTAATCGCCTTGCGCAAGGCATCAGCATCGCCGTAGGGAATCAATTTGAAGCCGGGTGTGTAGGGTCCGAAATCTTCCCGGTACTGCGGTTCACTCGAAAAACTGATGATAGTAGTCGTGCGCCCGTGAAAATTATCTTCGCACACAATGATTTCCGCTTTGTCTTTTTCAATCCCTTTCTTTACATAGCCCCATTTGCGTGCCGTCTTAACCGCTGTTTCTACAGCTTCCGCACCCGAGTTCATCAACAGAGTCATTTCGTAACCGGTAAGTTCACAAAGCTCTTTGCAAAACAGTCCGAACTGATCATTGCGAAAGGCGCGTGAAGTTAGAGTCACTTTTCCCGCTTGTTCGACAAGCGCTTTCATAATGCGTGGATGCCTGTGTCCCTGGTTCACCGCTGAATATGCGCTCAGACAGTCCAGGTAGCGGTTTCCCTCAACGTCATATACCCAGACGCCCTCCGCACGATTGATCACAACATCCAGCGGATGATAATTTCTGGCGCTGTATCGTTCTTCCAACTCAACAAAACTCTTTGTATTCATATATAATTTCTCCTCACTGTAGTGGCAGAGCATTTGCCATTGTAACGTGAATAGCTCCGAAATTCCAAAGATGCCTGCTATAGTACCGCCAGCTTCCTGCCCAGCTAAATGCTCTGCTAGCCATTGATTTTGCAGAGCATTTTCATGTGACAAAGTATGTTGAGTAAGGGCTCACAATAAATTACTGAATATGTTTATACATGCCGCATGGAAAATGCTCGGCCACTACGAAGGACTCCAGTACACATTTTTCAATAGACGGACATCGGCGTTAGGAGTCAATTCAAAGCCCTGCATCTCCTTTCGAAATACTGCAACATTGTTTTCATACCAGAGTGATACATAAGGACAATCTTCAGCGATTTTCTTCTGTATAAGAGAATAGAAGTATTTCTGCTGATCTTCTGTTTCTGCCGTGCGGGCTCCTTCAACCCATCGATCGATTTGCGGATCGCTGTACTTGCCACGGTTTCTGGTTCCGTTTGTAGAAAAAATATTCCGGTAAATATCGGGATCGCTTTCTCCAATCCATGTGAGCATAAACATTTGAAAATTTCCGCGGTTGATGTCCGAAAAAAAGGTTCCAAATTCGTAAGTCCGGACTTTCAATCCGATACCAACTGTTTTCAGCTGACTTTGAAAAACTGATGCAAGCATTCGTCTGAATTCATTGGTGCTTGATTTGTGTGTTAAATAGAAACGCATTTTTGGACCCTCTCCATCCGGGTCTGGATGGCCCGCTTCGTTCAATAGCGCTTTGGCTTTTCCAGGATCGTGGGAAAGAATCAATACATCTTTTTCGTAAGACCAGTGATGAGGCGCGAGCAATCCGCTGGCGCGCGTCGCAGCGCCATGGTACAGCTTCCGGACGATCTCTTCGCGGTCAATTGCGTATCCGATGGCCTGGCGAACTCTCCGGTCTTTCAACAGGCCGTCTTTCATGTTGAAGCCCAGGTACGAATAGTTGTTGCCCGGTGAAAGGATGGTCTTCAGGTGCGGTTGGTTCTTCAGCACGGAATAATGGTCCGGAGGAACAATTACAGCTCCCATGACAAGATCCAGAGAGCCTTTTTGGAGTTCCAGCGCGCGCGTAGTTGCATCCGAGATCATCCGGATCCGCAGAAACCGCGTGCGCGGTGCTCCATCAAAGTATTTTTGATTTGCTTCCAGTACCGCTTCAGCATCTTGACGATAAGAGCGCAATACGTACGGCCCCGTCCCGATCGGTGTGCGCGCGAAATCTGATTTTGCTCCTTTCGGAACGATTCCCACATTTAAATTCACCAGAAGTCCGTTAAAAGGCTCGCTCAATTCCATTTCCACAATATCTTCTCCAACCGACCGAACGGTCACTACACTCCCGAGTGCAGCTTTCTTGGTAGTGAGAATCGACCCTTTCAGAATCGATTCGTAAGTGTAGACAACGTCTTCCGCACTCATCGGTTTCCCATCATGAAAAAAGATTCCCGGTCGCAAATAGAAGCGATACCGCAGGAGTGTAATCTTCTCAAAGCGGGAACACGCGTCCGGCACCATTCTTCCTTGAGCGTCTTTGCGCAGGAGACCATTAAAGATCAGGTTATGAAAATCTTCCGATGCTGCATCCAGCCCGATTCTGGGATCGAGATTGGTGGGAAATGAGGAAAGCGCCATAACAATTGTGTCCGGCTGGTAAGAAGTCAGGTGAGGGGAGCCACATCCGTAGATGAAAAGGAAAAGGAGAACGTATGAATATCTTAGAAGCAATTGATTAGAAGAAGCTTTCAGGAACGGTGACGACATCTCCTTCAAACAGAAGTATGTCTTCCACTTTGCCTTTCAGAATATCTTTTAGATTTGCCTTGATGACGTTTTCTGCTCCGACTGAATTCTTTCTCTTGATTCTTATATCGGATTGTTTCGCGGATTCTGAGGGACCACCTGCAGCAGCGATTGCGGACATGAGCGTAATCGGTGTCGCGCTGCTGAGCTGTACAGCTCCGGGGTTTCGTACAGCGCCAAATACATAAATGGTAATTTTCATTTCCACCGGAACATTGACGACATCTCCCGGGTAGATGGGAATGTTCAGCTCCTGATTGCCGTTGATCATGAGATCCCGCAGGTTGATCTCGATCTTCGGCGAACCCGGTCGAAATACGTAACATTTCGATCCCGCATTTGGAGATAATCCACCTGCTTCCGAAAGTAATTGCAACAATGTACGCTGGCTCATGACGTAATAGGCGCCCGGTTGTTTGACTTCTCCCAACAAAGATACCTGGCGGCTCTTGTATTCTTTTACATTGACCGAAACATTTGCGTTGTTCACATACTTCTCTTGTAACGCTGTGGCAATTTTTTGTTCCACGTCTTTCTTCTTCAGGCCGCGAACCTCTATACTGCCAATGAGAGGCATGGTGATTGTGCCATCCCCCTGTACTCTTGCTGTCGTGTTGAATTGGGGGAGCTCAAAAACAGCAACTTCCAACAAATCTTCCGGTCCGATTACGATATCTTGAATTCCTACCGGAGCCGGCGGAGTCTTAAATACCTGGACCGGCGCGGGCGCGGGAGTAGAAGTCGTGGGTGGCGGGGTCTTCGTTTTTGCCGCCGGAGTTTTGCTGTCCGTTTTCACTGGTTTGGTTGCCGCAAGGGAAAGAGCCAGAACAATGCCGTCCTTCGTTTTGTAAACCGAATAGTCCAAACGGTTCTTCAGGTCAACGGTAATTCGCGAAATAGTGTCCCGTCCTTTTGCATAAAGAGAAGTTCGAACGCGATGAACATAGGTATTTTCATCTGCTTCGATGATGTTTGGATATAGCGCGTTTTTTACATTAGGAAAATCAAGCGCGATCCTGGGCGGATTATCCATGATCAACGTATTGCATTCCAGTTTTCCTTCACCGGTAATGAATACATTAAAACGATCTGATTCGGGCTTCAGCGAGATCTTCGTTATCGTGCCGACCTGTTGGGCAAAAAGATAGGTAGACAAAAAGAGCGCAAAAAAAAATGCGAGTTTTTTCATGAGAACTTACGAAAACCAAAAACTACGGTCTGGAAGGACTGACTTCTTCGTCTTCATCCCGCCCGATAATTCCTCCCGCAACCACTACAGCAGGAACGACCCAAATGTAGGGCGGAACCTTCCTACACAAATCACAATCATCCATCAAAAAGAGGGTATTTCTTTCCTGCAAAGATACGCATGTTTTGATCAGGATGTCCTTTTCTGTGGAAGCCTGGACCGTTATTTTGTTTGCCAGGAGGAATTCACCTTTGACCTTCTCCATCATCGTTTCATCTTTCCCTTTATAAAACACGGAAAAGGAATAGGTGCCGTCTGCTACGTCATCAAACTCATAACAACCGTTCTTGTCGGTTTCATCTTCGCGGGCCTCTCCGGTTTCTGTGTTTACGATCCGAACCGTGACACCGTGTAGGGGTTTATCCTTGTCGTAATCATACACCCGACCTTCTATGTCAACTTCTTTTTTGTTCTTGTTTTCTTGTTGAGGTTGAGCCCAGGTTGTGCCTGTTCCTAATGGAAGCATCAACCCGATGCACAAGATGGCAACAATTCGAACGAAATCAAGCTTCTTCATATCCAACCCCCTTCCCAGGATGCTGGTTCAGTGAGAACTCTAAGGTATCATAGAACAGGAACTAGGGGTAGTCAAATTGAGCGCGAAAAAAGATGCCGGAATACTGTTTACTCACGTCCTATTGATCTACTTTTTTTCGCGCCTTTTTTTGGAAGCGATCGGCTTACTGTCCCTGTTTTATTTTCCGTCGGCACGGGCGGTTTTTCCAATGAAGGACCTCCTGTATCACGAGCGGGTCGCGCCGTATGTAGAAATCTGGGCGCGCTGGGATTCCGAATGGTATTTGTTGATGGCCGATCACGGATACGATTCTTACGACTATTTTAAGGAGGAGGGGGGCGGTCGCTATCGTCCGGCTGATATTGCGAAATTCCCGTTATACCCGTGGACGATTCGGCTGTTTTCTTTCTTGACTGGCAATGCCGTTTACGCAGGGGTGATTGTCTCTAACGTCGCAACCGTGATTTTCCTCTACTATTTTTACAGACTTGCCGCGAAGCTGCTTGATTCTGAGAATGCGGCACAAGCATGCCTTTTCTATGTGTTTTTTCCAACGAGTTTTTTTTTCAATGCTGTTTACACCGAATCTTTGTTTCTGGCAGCGCTCGTTGCGGCATTTTTTTTTCTGGAGGAGAAAAAACTCGTTCCTGCTATGCTTGGCGCCGGGCTCGCGGTTCTTTGCCGATCCACCGGAATTCTGGCTCTTCCGGCGCTGGTCTGGTTAGCAATGCTTCGGTTTCCCGATCAAAAATTCAAGAGTTGTCTGGCGATGGTTTTTGCCTGTTTCCTATCGTTCACTATTTATCTGATTGTGATCTGGCAGTCTTTTGGGAGTATCGACGCGGTCATTGCCGGACCCGATTACTGGCGTGGACAAACCAGCTATCCGTTGTATGCACTGGTCCGCTTTTTGAGCAATCCAATTGCTATTCACGGTCAGCACAACTCAATAATCGATTTTTCATTGGCGATCATGCACCTCACCGCACTTGTGGTTTCGTTTCGCCGGCTCCCGGTTCCGTACTTTGTGTATAGTATTTTCGTAATTGTTTTTCCATTGTCCAGCAGCTTATTTTCTTTTTCCAGACTCTGCCTGCTAAATTTTCCTTTCTTTTTATTTTTAGGAAGTCAGCTTTCCGGGCGATGGGCGTTGGTTCTGCAGACTCTGTTCGCAATGCTGCTTGCTTTTTTTATGGCGGCATTTGCGAACTGGTATTGGGTTGGATAGCGTCGACTCGTTTGCGCGTTGCGCGTCTTTCGCGTCAGCTTCAGACGCGGGGACTCGCAGGCGCGCGACTCGAAGACGCATTTCGCGCAGACGCAATCAGCTGCCGCAGGCTTCGCGCTCTTTCTTCGATCCGCTCAAATTTTGCTTGCAGAATGTCCTGTGGATCAAAGAGATAGGTCACAAAAGCAACAGCATACGCTCCCGCCTCCAGGTATGCAAGCGCATTGGTTGCATCCACACCAGCATGGCTGGGAACCAGGCGCAAAAAGGGCATCGGTCCCAAACAGGCGCGAATATACTTGGGGCCTCCGGGTGGATCTGGAAAGACTTTTT
The genomic region above belongs to bacterium and contains:
- a CDS encoding ABC transporter substrate-binding protein; protein product: MSSPFLKASSNQLLLRYSYVLLFLFIYGCGSPHLTSYQPDTIVMALSSFPTNLDPRIGLDAASEDFHNLIFNGLLRKDAQGRMVPDACSRFEKITLLRYRFYLRPGIFFHDGKPMSAEDVVYTYESILKGSILTTKKAALGSVVTVRSVGEDIVEMELSEPFNGLLVNLNVGIVPKGAKSDFARTPIGTGPYVLRSYRQDAEAVLEANQKYFDGAPRTRFLRIRMISDATTRALELQKGSLDLVMGAVIVPPDHYSVLKNQPHLKTILSPGNNYSYLGFNMKDGLLKDRRVRQAIGYAIDREEIVRKLYHGAATRASGLLAPHHWSYEKDVLILSHDPGKAKALLNEAGHPDPDGEGPKMRFYLTHKSSTNEFRRMLASVFQSQLKTVGIGLKVRTYEFGTFFSDINRGNFQMFMLTWIGESDPDIYRNIFSTNGTRNRGKYSDPQIDRWVEGARTAETEDQQKYFYSLIQKKIAEDCPYVSLWYENNVAVFRKEMQGFELTPNADVRLLKNVYWSPS
- the efp gene encoding elongation factor P yields the protein MIAATQIRRGMILKVDNELYSVMTVQHITPGNWRGMVQTKMRNLRSGKQTERRFRSEESVDRISLDTHELEYLYNEGSDYHFMNTENYEQITLNADTLGDDVYYLIPNIKVEAQFHEGQPISIEMPSTVDLIVLETEPSVRSATVTNVTKAAKLETGLIVQVPQFVNTGERIRIDTTEGKYMQRA
- the rocD gene encoding ornithine--oxo-acid transaminase gives rise to the protein MNTKSFVELEERYSARNYHPLDVVINRAEGVWVYDVEGNRYLDCLSAYSAVNQGHRHPRIMKALVEQAGKVTLTSRAFRNDQFGLFCKELCELTGYEMTLLMNSGAEAVETAVKTARKWGYVKKGIEKDKAEIIVCEDNFHGRTTTIISFSSEPQYREDFGPYTPGFKLIPYGDADALRKAITPNTAGFLVEPIQGESGVKFPPEGYLKRAAEICKENNVLFITDEIQSGLGRAGTMFAADYEGVHSDMVIIGKALGGGFYPISGVLASREILGVYRPGDHGSTFGGNPLACAVAREALKVIVEERLVEKSAELGKYFLNKVREIPSRYIKQVRGRGLFIGIDLKPEAGGARKFCEALKGRGMLCKETHEHVIRLAPPLVISQEEIDWACDQLRAVL
- a CDS encoding glycosyltransferase family 39 protein → MKDLLYHERVAPYVEIWARWDSEWYLLMADHGYDSYDYFKEEGGGRYRPADIAKFPLYPWTIRLFSFLTGNAVYAGVIVSNVATVIFLYYFYRLAAKLLDSENAAQACLFYVFFPTSFFFNAVYTESLFLAALVAAFFFLEEKKLVPAMLGAGLAVLCRSTGILALPALVWLAMLRFPDQKFKSCLAMVFACFLSFTIYLIVIWQSFGSIDAVIAGPDYWRGQTSYPLYALVRFLSNPIAIHGQHNSIIDFSLAIMHLTALVVSFRRLPVPYFVYSIFVIVFPLSSSLFSFSRLCLLNFPFFLFLGSQLSGRWALVLQTLFAMLLAFFMAAFANWYWVG
- a CDS encoding PilZ domain-containing protein → MSFGEKRRSVRVPVDFEASFTRGERTVAARVLNLSVDGVLLRTSEMLDSGDPIQLTFELVDQEVQVKGRVVWGGSVEDSGRTFGMGIHFENISAVQQAAIEQFIRNVLKI
- a CDS encoding polysaccharide biosynthesis/export family protein, coding for MKKLAFFFALFLSTYLFAQQVGTITKISLKPESDRFNVFITGEGKLECNTLIMDNPPRIALDFPNVKNALYPNIIEADENTYVHRVRTSLYAKGRDTISRITVDLKNRLDYSVYKTKDGIVLALSLAATKPVKTDSKTPAAKTKTPPPTTSTPAPAPVQVFKTPPAPVGIQDIVIGPEDLLEVAVFELPQFNTTARVQGDGTITMPLIGSIEVRGLKKKDVEQKIATALQEKYVNNANVSVNVKEYKSRQVSLLGEVKQPGAYYVMSQRTLLQLLSEAGGLSPNAGSKCYVFRPGSPKIEINLRDLMINGNQELNIPIYPGDVVNVPVEMKITIYVFGAVRNPGAVQLSSATPITLMSAIAAAGGPSESAKQSDIRIKRKNSVGAENVIKANLKDILKGKVEDILLFEGDVVTVPESFF
- a CDS encoding ATP-binding protein, with amino-acid sequence MHNSFRLIVVLFLIALVLHNYNSNKVLNLALDSLGQNIEDRMRIVAEQTNSELERAPLSAETLRTLCNLHKLDGIIVYGKGFQILEKFHQPLPGDLIQQLSSASNFPNASTHSEPYLVRRVNPPREQGLSAVLLLFNAERLFRIERSAKIINYLNLLVIGFAAILGFYFIESTLRPLRVLMQTARSAPSDLPSTGNRNDSDFLIGTFKGVIAKLKEKEQELNRLHQAEKARADDVEHLNQDLLRSIGSGLILIDRSGKIRVFNHAAEQILEASRLTAVNQPYESVVPKYSPLLLQDIRNCFAQKNHIVRAEMVLQTARGNSRFLSASIMPLQDRQQQFSGVFCIFSDITEFKMLQQHMAQKEKFASLGEMAAGVAHEFRNSIATVTGYLQMVEDRITLEQKTYIAPIHKEINSLQKVVNDFLSFAKPVQPHFEKVNLREIIQDCIAETTVTSKEVDFECRGEFPEIPGDEAMLRQVFSNLFRNAVEALKGTGRKGCVSVSGSVTAEGKASRIEIRDNGNGIRPEDLERIFTPFYSTKQDGVGLGLAIVQKLVLSHNGSIHVDSNPEGSVFRVHLPVV
- a CDS encoding fused MFS/spermidine synthase; amino-acid sequence: MKSLPKLSSRWLLYVLFFLSGFTGLVYEISWSRILSTVLGNTSLAITVVVSIFLGGLALGSFVAPRISLFRSHPLRTYAVLEFFVASYSACTPWLGGWVDQIYGHAYAGVASQFWLSVLLKASITALLFLLPAVAMGATLPVLVRSFAEDQRRHSAAFLYGINTAGAVLGTLLCGYILLPHLGIKTTIVSTAFLNLAIGLLALFLSARSTFEEWEVRAGVGRFHPAYLLVFLTGFASLSYEILWTRALSMFFGSSVYAFSSILSAFLLGIACGSSYYSKRISEGADPYQFFSLIQFRICLAAIFFLGVFMGVPYLLIWLYQSLYDSFALFQTAQFLLIGATVFYATFLSGAAFPAALQFFRSQSKDLPRHVANIYSFNTVGSIAGSICAGFLLIPSLGVERSIRLMGLLNLIIGIVCFRKSHPKHHDRKVLAIGAVCLLLLLMLPQWNQSIYNSGFYAFAYKYVPKQASAKKIPPRYLESGLLPVPHSAQEFRLIYYGEGLTATVAVVEQQKNIRSLLINGKPDASNVPTGDMRTQLLLGHLPVLLKGDADEALVIGLGSGVTSGALVTHGLRRIDCVEIEKKVAEAARFFDKENLRVMDRKIFRLILDDGRNFVRHSSGRYDVITSEPSNLWMSGVANLFTREFFLSAKQRLKPGGIMCQWIHLYQISMEDVLIFLKTFHSVFPYLSIWIDESDMLVLGAAEPIPVSRNVLAQRMSDPAVWWSMHRSSITPDYLFARYVGDDRMMQVVRKTVPLNLDDHPILEFSAPKSLFVNHSSQIARSLITFQRLAELNKL
- a CDS encoding carboxypeptidase-like regulatory domain-containing protein, translated to MKKLDFVRIVAILCIGLMLPLGTGTTWAQPQQENKNKKEVDIEGRVYDYDKDKPLHGVTVRIVNTETGEAREDETDKNGCYEFDDVADGTYSFSVFYKGKDETMMEKVKGEFLLANKITVQASTEKDILIKTCVSLQERNTLFLMDDCDLCRKVPPYIWVVPAVVVAGGIIGRDEDEEVSPSRP